One genomic window of Aliiroseovarius sp. M344 includes the following:
- a CDS encoding NYN domain-containing protein, with amino-acid sequence MFYRDERLALFIDGSNLYAAAKSLGFDIDYKLLRQEFMRRGKLLRAFYYTALLENEEYSPIRPLVDWLNYNGFSMVTKPAKEYTDSMGRRKVKGNMDIELTVDALELAPHIDHAVLFSGDGDFRPLVESLQRQGVRVSVVSTIRSQPPMIADELRRQADNFIELEELKDVVGRPPREFDRPEPTED; translated from the coding sequence ATGTTCTACCGAGACGAACGGCTTGCGCTGTTCATCGATGGTTCAAACCTTTACGCGGCCGCCAAATCGCTGGGTTTTGACATCGACTACAAACTTCTTCGTCAGGAATTCATGCGCCGGGGCAAACTGCTCCGGGCTTTCTACTATACGGCCCTTCTTGAGAACGAGGAATATTCGCCGATCCGTCCCTTGGTGGACTGGTTGAATTATAACGGCTTCTCGATGGTAACCAAGCCTGCCAAAGAATACACCGACTCGATGGGTCGGCGCAAAGTCAAAGGCAATATGGACATCGAGCTGACCGTGGATGCGCTTGAGCTTGCACCACATATTGACCACGCGGTTTTGTTTTCCGGCGATGGCGATTTCCGCCCGCTGGTCGAATCGTTGCAGCGGCAGGGCGTGCGCGTGTCGGTCGTGTCGACCATACGTAGCCAACCGCCGATGATTGCAGACGAACTGCGTCGCCAAGCGGACAACTTTATCGAGTTGGAAGAGCTAAAAGACGTGGTGGGTCGACCACCGCGGGAATTCGATCGTCCCGAACCAACCGAGGACTAA
- a CDS encoding GlsB/YeaQ/YmgE family stress response membrane protein produces MPVIFLIIIGAAAGFLATRIMDLHTDVPTTIAIGVAGALIGGLLLRFIAMIGGLAFGFVGAVLGAILLIWLWQRYSGRS; encoded by the coding sequence ATGCCAGTAATATTTCTGATCATCATTGGCGCTGCAGCTGGGTTTCTAGCAACCCGTATTATGGATCTGCATACCGACGTTCCAACCACCATCGCCATTGGCGTGGCGGGTGCCTTGATTGGTGGTCTTTTGCTGCGCTTCATCGCGATGATCGGTGGGCTTGCTTTTGGCTTTGTTGGCGCTGTTCTGGGCGCGATTTTGCTAATTTGGTTATGGCAGCGATACAGCGGACGCTCCTGA
- a CDS encoding RelA/SpoT family protein, giving the protein MNDLPDLDLDLDGLIERIRRYNPKSDGKLLSAAYEYGARMHDGQTRHSGEPYFTHPFAVAEILADMRLDDATIITALLHDTIEDTRSTYSEVTNKFGTEVAELVDGVTKLTNLQLSSSETKQAENFRKLFMAMSKDLRVILVKLADRLHNMRTIRAMRPDKQVQKARETMDIYAPLAGRMGMQWMREELEDLAFHVLNPEGRNSIMRRFLRLQKESGDVIEKITSDIRLELDKAQITAKAFGRAKKPYSIWRKMQEKNQSFSRLSDTYGFRIITGSEADCYRVLGVIHQRWRAIPGRFKDYISQPKSNGYRSIHTTVSGRDGKRVEVQIRTYEMHDVAEAGVAAHWSYRDGVRAENPFAVDPAKWISSLTERFEAAEDHDEFLEHVKLEMYQDQVFCFTPKGEVVKLPRGATPLDFAYAIHTRIGDSCVGAKVDGIRVPLWTRIKNGQSVDIMTAEGQSPQATWIDIVVTGRAKAAIRKSLRSVDRDRFVRLGKELARVAFEHVGRKSTDKALATAAKQLRLKGVEELLARLGSAELQARDVVSALYPESVEAEAEVDRDAVVVGLETGQDFARAQCCQPVPGERIVGITYRGKGVMVHTIDCDALADVAEDSARWVDLHWHSGQHPPIHTVSIELTISNDAGVLGRICSLIGEQKANISDLKFIDRKPDFYRLLVDVDLRDIEHLHAIMLTLEADSDVAEVRRHRDVDRKP; this is encoded by the coding sequence ATGAACGACCTTCCAGATCTAGACCTTGATCTTGACGGGCTGATCGAGCGGATCCGCCGCTACAATCCCAAATCCGACGGCAAATTGCTGAGCGCGGCGTATGAATACGGCGCGCGTATGCACGACGGGCAGACCCGCCATTCCGGCGAGCCCTATTTTACGCACCCTTTCGCTGTCGCCGAGATTTTGGCTGATATGCGGCTGGATGACGCCACCATCATCACAGCCCTTTTGCATGATACGATCGAAGACACCCGGTCGACCTATTCCGAAGTTACAAATAAGTTTGGAACAGAGGTCGCTGAATTGGTTGATGGCGTCACCAAACTGACCAATCTGCAGCTCAGTTCGTCCGAGACCAAGCAGGCCGAAAACTTCCGCAAATTGTTCATGGCGATGTCCAAAGACCTGCGAGTGATTTTGGTCAAACTGGCTGACCGCCTTCACAACATGCGCACGATCCGCGCGATGCGTCCTGACAAGCAGGTGCAAAAGGCCCGCGAAACCATGGATATCTATGCGCCGCTTGCGGGCAGGATGGGTATGCAATGGATGCGCGAAGAACTGGAAGACCTCGCGTTCCATGTCTTGAATCCGGAGGGCCGCAATTCAATCATGCGCCGGTTCTTGAGGCTTCAGAAGGAAAGCGGCGACGTGATCGAAAAGATCACAAGCGACATTCGGCTGGAACTGGACAAGGCCCAGATCACCGCAAAAGCGTTTGGACGCGCCAAGAAGCCGTATTCGATCTGGCGCAAGATGCAGGAGAAAAACCAAAGTTTTTCCAGGCTTTCTGACACTTACGGCTTTCGTATCATCACGGGAAGCGAGGCTGACTGTTACCGTGTTCTGGGCGTGATCCACCAACGTTGGCGTGCCATTCCAGGGCGGTTCAAAGATTATATCAGCCAGCCTAAATCCAACGGCTATCGGTCGATCCATACAACGGTTTCGGGTCGGGATGGCAAGCGGGTCGAAGTGCAAATTCGCACCTACGAAATGCATGACGTGGCCGAGGCCGGTGTTGCGGCGCATTGGTCATACCGGGACGGTGTCCGCGCCGAAAACCCATTTGCGGTGGATCCCGCCAAATGGATTTCATCTCTGACCGAACGGTTTGAGGCGGCGGAAGATCACGATGAATTCCTCGAGCATGTGAAGCTCGAAATGTATCAAGACCAAGTGTTCTGTTTTACCCCGAAGGGCGAGGTTGTGAAATTGCCGCGTGGTGCGACACCGTTGGATTTTGCCTATGCGATCCACACCCGCATTGGCGACAGTTGCGTCGGGGCCAAAGTTGACGGGATTCGCGTCCCCCTCTGGACGCGCATCAAGAATGGCCAGTCGGTCGACATCATGACGGCCGAGGGGCAAAGCCCGCAGGCCACATGGATCGACATCGTGGTCACAGGCCGCGCCAAGGCCGCCATTCGCAAAAGTCTGCGCAGCGTTGACCGAGACAGGTTTGTGCGGTTGGGCAAAGAGCTTGCAAGGGTGGCATTTGAACATGTCGGTCGGAAATCGACCGATAAGGCTCTGGCGACTGCGGCAAAACAGCTGCGCTTGAAGGGCGTGGAAGAACTTTTGGCGCGATTGGGTTCGGCCGAGTTGCAGGCGCGCGATGTTGTCTCCGCGCTCTATCCCGAAAGTGTTGAAGCCGAGGCCGAAGTCGACCGCGATGCGGTCGTGGTGGGCCTTGAAACCGGGCAGGACTTCGCTCGTGCACAATGTTGCCAGCCCGTTCCGGGTGAACGGATTGTCGGGATCACCTATCGCGGCAAGGGTGTCATGGTGCACACCATTGATTGCGATGCGCTTGCGGATGTCGCTGAAGACAGCGCCCGTTGGGTCGATCTTCATTGGCATTCCGGACAGCATCCACCGATCCATACCGTCAGCATTGAACTGACAATTTCGAACGATGCGGGCGTCTTGGGGCGCATTTGCTCATTGATTGGCGAGCAAAAGGCCAATATCTCGGACTTGAAGTTTATTGACCGAAAACCAGATTTTTATCGCCTTCTTGTTGATGTCGATTTGCGCGATATTGAACATCTGCATGCCATTATGCTGACATTAGAAGCAGATAGTGACGTTGCCGAGGTTCGCCGGCACAGGGATGTAGACCGTAAGCCGTAA
- the def gene encoding peptide deformylase translates to MSIKPILIHPDSRLKKVADAVPDLSDELRQLADDMLETMYDAPGIGLAAPQVGVLTRLIVMDCVRDDSEPPQPLIMFNPEVILSSDDLNTYEEGCLSIPEQYAEVTRPKEVSVRWVDRDGNVQEQDFDGLWATCVQHEIDHLNGKLFIDYLKPLKRQLITRKMQKLKRELARA, encoded by the coding sequence ATGAGCATTAAACCGATCCTGATACACCCCGATTCACGGCTTAAGAAAGTCGCGGATGCGGTACCTGATTTGTCCGACGAGCTTCGCCAGTTGGCGGACGATATGTTGGAAACCATGTATGACGCGCCGGGCATTGGTCTGGCGGCACCACAAGTTGGTGTGCTGACACGGTTGATCGTTATGGATTGCGTCCGCGATGACAGTGAACCGCCGCAACCCCTGATCATGTTCAACCCCGAGGTCATTCTGTCCTCAGACGATCTGAACACCTATGAAGAAGGCTGCCTTTCGATCCCTGAGCAATATGCCGAGGTGACGCGCCCGAAAGAGGTTTCGGTCCGATGGGTCGACCGGGATGGGAATGTGCAGGAACAGGATTTCGATGGGTTGTGGGCCACCTGCGTGCAGCACGAGATCGACCACCTGAATGGCAAACTATTCATCGACTATCTGAAGCCGCTGAAACGTCAGTTGATTACGCGCAAGATGCAAAAGCTGAAACGAGAGCTGGCGCGCGCGTGA
- the fmt gene encoding methionyl-tRNA formyltransferase — protein MRLVFMGSPDFSVPVLEALVEAGHDIAAVYCQPPRPAGRGKKDRPGPVHARAEELGLEVRHPVSLKGVDEQKAFDELNADVAVVVAYGLILPQAVLDAPKHGCLNIHASLLPRWRGAAPIHRAIMAGDTETGVCIMQMEAGLDTGPVLLREATPIGEQETTAQLHDRLSVMGARLIADALAQLGNLTANPQPEDGVIYAHKIDKTEAKIDWTRPAVEVDRLIRGLSPFPGAKCDMEGEQVKLLASRVVDKTGAPGQVLDGLVIACGEGAIEVLRAQRPGKRAMDADDFLRGFDLPEVVK, from the coding sequence ATGAGACTTGTGTTCATGGGATCCCCTGACTTCTCGGTGCCGGTGCTGGAGGCCTTGGTTGAGGCCGGTCATGACATCGCCGCTGTGTATTGCCAGCCGCCCCGGCCCGCCGGCCGCGGCAAAAAAGATCGCCCCGGTCCTGTCCATGCCCGCGCCGAGGAGTTGGGATTGGAAGTGCGCCACCCCGTATCCTTGAAGGGTGTGGATGAACAAAAAGCTTTTGACGAGTTGAATGCTGACGTGGCCGTGGTCGTGGCCTATGGGCTGATCCTGCCACAGGCGGTTCTTGATGCGCCCAAACATGGGTGCCTGAATATCCACGCATCATTGCTCCCGCGTTGGCGTGGTGCGGCGCCCATTCATCGGGCAATTATGGCGGGTGACACGGAAACTGGGGTCTGCATCATGCAGATGGAGGCGGGACTGGACACTGGCCCGGTGCTTCTGCGTGAAGCTACGCCAATAGGAGAGCAGGAAACCACCGCGCAACTCCACGACCGCCTGTCTGTGATGGGCGCGCGGCTGATCGCCGATGCGCTTGCGCAACTGGGAAACCTGACGGCCAACCCCCAGCCCGAAGACGGCGTCATCTATGCCCACAAGATCGACAAAACCGAAGCAAAGATCGACTGGACGCGTCCAGCGGTTGAGGTTGACCGGCTGATCCGCGGACTGTCCCCCTTTCCGGGTGCGAAATGTGACATGGAAGGCGAGCAAGTTAAGCTTTTGGCCTCACGCGTGGTGGACAAGACTGGCGCGCCGGGTCAGGTGCTTGATGGGCTGGTGATCGCCTGTGGTGAAGGCGCAATTGAAGTGCTGCGCGCCCAACGCCCGGGCAAGCGCGCGATGGATGCGGACGACTTCTTGCGAGGCTTTGATTTGCCTGAGGTCGTGAAATAG
- a CDS encoding class I SAM-dependent DNA methyltransferase, producing the protein MSKDSETLAVYDAEADAYEKRVAEKSSPGLQAFLDHLPAYAHVLDLGCGPGLSAVAIQAAGHSVDAVDGSAAMVTRACANGVPARQALFSDIDATNAYDGIWANFSLLHLPRSEFEPTLTRLQAALRSGGLFHIGMKLGKGEGRDRLGRFYTYYQPDDLESALRRSGFTTYSRTLGAGRGLEGTVSDWMVVLAHG; encoded by the coding sequence ATGAGCAAAGACTCCGAAACGCTGGCTGTCTATGACGCCGAGGCGGACGCCTATGAAAAGCGAGTGGCCGAAAAGTCGTCCCCTGGCCTGCAGGCTTTTCTTGACCATTTGCCAGCCTATGCCCATGTGCTTGATCTGGGATGTGGTCCCGGCCTGTCGGCTGTGGCGATACAAGCTGCTGGCCATAGTGTTGATGCCGTTGATGGGTCAGCCGCGATGGTGACACGCGCCTGTGCAAATGGTGTCCCCGCGCGGCAAGCACTGTTCTCGGACATTGATGCGACCAATGCGTATGACGGGATTTGGGCGAATTTCAGTTTGCTGCATCTGCCTCGCTCAGAGTTCGAGCCAACGCTAACCCGATTGCAGGCGGCGCTTCGCTCCGGCGGGCTTTTTCATATCGGCATGAAACTGGGGAAGGGCGAGGGCCGCGACCGGTTGGGCCGTTTCTATACCTATTACCAACCCGACGATCTTGAATCTGCTTTGAGGCGAAGTGGGTTCACGACCTACTCACGCACACTTGGTGCTGGGCGCGGGTTGGAAGGGACGGTTTCAGATTGGATGGTGGTATTGGCGCATGGCTGA
- a CDS encoding LysE family translocator, which yields MTSATLIAVLVGWIVAGGSPGPATLAISGTSMEQGRIAGLSLAFGILAGSAMWGIAAAFGFSALMLAHSWMFEVVRYAGAAYLLYLALKSLKSAWQPKPLAASQAANGHVFFKGFLIHLTNPKAVLAWGSIYAIALPASPEPVQIWNLFALLIIASALVFLGYAVLFSNPAIAFGYRRAKRGFDLVFGLLFGAASAKILTAKLEV from the coding sequence ATGACGAGCGCGACGCTCATTGCGGTGCTGGTCGGCTGGATTGTTGCAGGTGGCAGCCCCGGTCCAGCAACGCTGGCTATCTCTGGAACTTCTATGGAGCAAGGCCGCATCGCAGGCCTTTCTCTGGCGTTTGGTATTCTTGCCGGGTCCGCGATGTGGGGGATCGCTGCGGCCTTCGGGTTCAGCGCCTTGATGCTGGCGCATTCCTGGATGTTCGAGGTGGTACGATATGCTGGCGCCGCGTACCTATTGTATCTTGCGCTGAAGTCACTGAAGTCCGCGTGGCAGCCGAAGCCACTTGCGGCGTCACAAGCCGCGAATGGGCACGTGTTTTTCAAAGGGTTTTTGATCCATCTGACCAATCCCAAAGCGGTTTTGGCTTGGGGCAGTATTTACGCAATCGCATTGCCCGCATCGCCCGAACCCGTTCAAATCTGGAACCTGTTCGCCTTGCTGATAATCGCGTCCGCTTTGGTGTTTTTGGGATATGCAGTTCTGTTTTCCAACCCGGCGATTGCGTTTGGATACCGGCGCGCCAAACGGGGGTTCGACCTTGTGTTTGGCCTTCTGTTCGGCGCGGCTAGCGCGAAAATTTTGACGGCAAAGCTGGAGGTCTGA
- the rpoZ gene encoding DNA-directed RNA polymerase subunit omega — MARVTVEDCVDKVPNRFELVMLASHRAREISAGGPITVDRDNDKNPVVALREIADETQTADELRERMIESNQTQIEVDEPEEDSMALLMGAEAADKPADDDLSEEKLLRALMEAQGQG; from the coding sequence ATGGCCCGCGTGACGGTTGAAGATTGCGTAGATAAAGTACCGAACCGGTTCGAGCTTGTAATGCTCGCCTCGCACCGCGCCCGCGAGATTTCAGCGGGTGGCCCGATTACCGTGGACCGCGATAACGACAAAAACCCTGTTGTTGCGCTGCGCGAAATCGCGGATGAAACTCAGACCGCCGATGAACTGCGTGAACGCATGATCGAAAGCAACCAGACTCAGATCGAAGTTGATGAACCTGAAGAAGACAGCATGGCGCTGTTGATGGGTGCCGAAGCTGCCGACAAACCAGCTGATGATGACCTGTCAGAAGAGAAGCTTTTGCGTGCATTGATGGAAGCGCAAGGTCAGGGTTAA
- a CDS encoding pyridoxine 5'-phosphate synthase, translated as MNNPTGKLRLGINIDHVATVRNARGSAYPDPVRAAKLAEEAGADGITAHLREDRRHILDDDIERLVAELKTPLNFECAATDEMLAIALRHKPHAVCLVPEKREELTTEGGLEVARQDNKLAEYVAPLRDAGCRVSLFIAADPKQIEASARIGAAVVELHTGAYCDLHAAGRFDERDAELERLQKGAALAHSLGLEVHAGHGITYDTVKPIAAMPEVVELNIGHFLIGEAIFRGLPDAMSDMRRLMDEARG; from the coding sequence ATGAACAACCCGACTGGAAAATTGCGTCTGGGCATCAACATTGACCACGTGGCGACGGTTCGCAATGCACGCGGGTCGGCATATCCTGACCCGGTGCGTGCGGCGAAACTGGCGGAAGAGGCTGGCGCAGATGGTATCACCGCCCACCTGCGCGAAGATCGTCGGCATATTCTGGATGACGATATCGAACGGCTGGTCGCTGAACTGAAAACACCTTTGAATTTCGAATGCGCCGCCACGGACGAGATGTTGGCAATTGCCCTTCGCCACAAACCCCATGCGGTTTGTCTGGTGCCCGAGAAGCGCGAAGAACTGACCACCGAAGGCGGGCTGGAAGTGGCGCGTCAGGACAACAAGCTGGCCGAGTATGTCGCACCGTTACGCGACGCGGGTTGCCGCGTGTCGCTGTTCATCGCCGCAGACCCCAAGCAGATCGAAGCGTCTGCCCGCATAGGCGCAGCCGTGGTCGAATTGCACACAGGCGCCTATTGCGACTTGCACGCTGCGGGTCGGTTTGACGAACGTGACGCCGAACTTGAACGGCTGCAAAAGGGCGCAGCGCTTGCGCACTCACTGGGGCTCGAGGTGCACGCTGGCCACGGAATAACCTATGACACGGTGAAACCCATCGCCGCGATGCCCGAGGTGGTCGAGCTGAACATCGGACATTTTCTGATTGGCGAAGCCATCTTCCGCGGCCTGCCCGATGCCATGTCCGACATGCGCCGCTTGATGGATGAGGCGCGGGGATGA
- the ispH gene encoding 4-hydroxy-3-methylbut-2-enyl diphosphate reductase has protein sequence MTKPALTLYLAAPNGFCAGVDRAIKIVEMAIEKWGPPIYVRHEIVHNKFVVDGLREKGAVFVEELDECPDDRPVIFSAHGVAKAVPAEANRREMVFVDATCPLVSKVHIEAERHHQNGLQMVMIGHAGHPETIGTMGQLPDGEVLLVETADDVATLTPRDPAQLAYITQTTLSVDDTAGVVEALRARFPQIVGPHKEDICYATTNRQEAVKAVAPKVDALLVIGAPNSSNSRRLVEVARANGCAYAMLVQRATEIDWRAIDGIQTVGLTAGASAPQVLVDEVVDAFRDRFDVTVERVETAKEDIEFKVPRVLRETA, from the coding sequence ATGACCAAGCCTGCTCTCACGCTCTATCTCGCTGCACCTAACGGCTTTTGCGCCGGTGTGGATCGCGCCATCAAGATCGTCGAAATGGCGATTGAGAAGTGGGGACCGCCGATCTATGTGCGCCACGAGATTGTGCACAACAAATTCGTCGTGGATGGGTTGCGCGAAAAAGGCGCGGTATTTGTCGAAGAACTGGACGAATGCCCAGATGATCGCCCGGTAATTTTTTCGGCCCATGGCGTTGCAAAGGCTGTGCCCGCCGAAGCCAACCGCCGCGAGATGGTTTTTGTCGATGCAACCTGTCCTTTGGTATCCAAGGTTCATATCGAAGCTGAACGCCATCACCAAAATGGGCTGCAGATGGTCATGATTGGCCACGCAGGTCACCCAGAAACAATTGGCACAATGGGTCAATTGCCTGATGGTGAGGTTCTGCTTGTGGAAACAGCCGATGATGTTGCTACTCTGACGCCGCGCGATCCGGCGCAATTGGCCTATATCACACAAACCACCCTGTCGGTCGACGACACCGCTGGCGTGGTCGAGGCATTGCGTGCGCGCTTTCCACAGATCGTTGGGCCGCACAAAGAAGACATCTGTTATGCAACCACGAACCGGCAAGAGGCCGTTAAAGCCGTCGCACCCAAAGTCGACGCGTTGCTGGTGATCGGTGCACCCAACAGCTCGAATTCACGCCGGCTGGTTGAAGTGGCGCGGGCCAATGGCTGCGCCTATGCCATGCTTGTGCAACGTGCGACCGAGATTGACTGGCGCGCCATCGACGGCATCCAGACGGTTGGCCTGACAGCTGGCGCGTCTGCACCACAGGTTTTGGTGGACGAGGTCGTCGACGCTTTTCGGGATCGTTTTGACGTCACTGTCGAACGGGTTGAGACCGCCAAGGAAGACATCGAATTTAAAGTCCCCCGCGTCCTGCGCGAAACCGCATGA
- a CDS encoding DUF2062 domain-containing protein: MFKRNPRSYLRTTAEFFYPRGGWYRASRYVIYRVRRLPDPAHRISRGIAAGIFASFTPFFGMHFLTAAIISWVMRGNVLAALLATFVGNPLTFPLIAEVSVNLGNAMLGQPSNVHLPEIISQFAAATTDFWSNIKAPFTDHLVDWSRLSEFFHRVFIPYLVGCIIPGIIAGTIGYILSNPVIHAYQRRRIKKLKDRYEKRLKVRRDEAGDASKNP; encoded by the coding sequence GTGTTCAAGAGAAATCCGCGCTCATACCTGCGTACTACTGCGGAATTTTTCTATCCACGCGGCGGTTGGTATCGGGCGTCTCGCTATGTGATCTATCGGGTCAGGCGTTTGCCGGATCCTGCACACCGGATATCACGCGGAATTGCAGCGGGAATATTTGCCTCGTTCACGCCGTTCTTTGGGATGCACTTTCTGACAGCGGCAATCATATCCTGGGTTATGCGTGGAAATGTTCTGGCGGCACTGCTGGCGACTTTTGTTGGCAACCCGTTGACCTTCCCCTTGATCGCAGAAGTGTCGGTCAATCTGGGCAATGCAATGTTAGGCCAGCCTTCAAACGTCCACCTTCCAGAGATTATTTCCCAGTTCGCAGCGGCAACCACGGATTTCTGGTCGAACATCAAGGCACCTTTTACCGATCATCTCGTCGATTGGTCCCGCCTTTCCGAATTCTTCCATCGCGTGTTCATTCCCTATTTGGTGGGGTGCATCATTCCCGGCATTATTGCGGGTACGATCGGCTACATTCTGTCCAACCCCGTTATTCATGCCTATCAGCGCCGGCGCATTAAGAAACTTAAAGATCGATATGAAAAACGTTTGAAAGTTCGGCGAGACGAAGCTGGCGATGCCAGCAAAAACCCTTAA
- the def gene encoding peptide deformylase, with amino-acid sequence MTHRTFLKYPHKSLRTAAAPVEAITDETRAIWDEMIEAMDAMPGVGLAAPQLGIMQRLAVVDASDERGKAVRMANPEILHRSIEFRDHEEASPNLPGVSAVISRPRAVTVQFLNADGVEQQQDFVGIWATSVQHQIDHLNGRMYFDNLSKMKRDMLIKKARKLAR; translated from the coding sequence GTGACCCATCGCACCTTTCTCAAGTATCCGCATAAATCCCTGCGCACGGCCGCAGCGCCGGTCGAAGCCATCACTGATGAAACGCGGGCAATCTGGGACGAAATGATCGAGGCGATGGACGCAATGCCAGGCGTAGGGCTTGCTGCCCCGCAGCTTGGCATCATGCAGCGCTTGGCGGTTGTGGATGCGTCGGACGAGCGCGGCAAGGCGGTCAGGATGGCCAACCCTGAGATCCTGCACCGCTCGATCGAGTTTCGCGACCATGAAGAGGCCAGCCCGAACCTGCCCGGCGTTTCCGCTGTGATCAGCCGTCCGCGCGCGGTGACGGTGCAGTTTCTGAACGCTGACGGCGTCGAGCAGCAACAGGACTTCGTCGGCATCTGGGCCACATCGGTGCAGCACCAGATCGACCATCTGAATGGCCGCATGTATTTCGACAACCTGTCGAAAATGAAGCGGGACATGTTGATCAAGAAGGCAAGGAAATTGGCACGATGA
- the acpS gene encoding holo-ACP synthase, whose protein sequence is MILGIGTDLANIDRISGTLDRFGDRFRNRVFTEIELKKAARRKDEAGTLAKRWAAKEACSKALGTGLAMGISWRDMAVSNLRTGQPVMAVTGWAADRLAQMTPDGHEAIIHVTLTDDHPWAQAFVVIEARPVEKVPT, encoded by the coding sequence ATGATCCTTGGTATTGGCACCGATCTTGCAAATATCGACCGGATCTCTGGCACGCTCGACCGGTTTGGGGACCGTTTTCGCAATCGGGTATTTACCGAAATAGAGCTTAAGAAGGCTGCGCGCCGAAAAGACGAGGCGGGCACGTTGGCCAAGCGCTGGGCAGCGAAAGAAGCGTGCTCCAAGGCATTGGGCACCGGGCTTGCGATGGGGATCAGTTGGCGCGACATGGCAGTCAGCAATCTGCGCACCGGGCAACCTGTTATGGCGGTCACGGGTTGGGCGGCTGATCGGTTGGCGCAAATGACACCTGATGGGCACGAGGCGATCATTCATGTCACCCTGACCGATGATCACCCTTGGGCGCAGGCCTTTGTGGTGATCGAGGCGCGACCTGTCGAAAAGGTGCCAACATAA
- the rnhA gene encoding ribonuclease HI — MAEFFAYTDGACSGNPGPGGWGALLQAHENGVVIKERKLNGGAAETTNNQMELMAAIMALETLGKPCAITVITDSAYVKNGVTGWIHGWKRNGWKTSSKKPVKNVELWQRLDAAQARHHVTWEWVKGHAGHPENERADELARAGMDPFKG; from the coding sequence ATGGCTGAGTTTTTCGCATATACAGACGGTGCCTGTTCAGGCAATCCCGGTCCGGGTGGCTGGGGCGCATTGCTGCAGGCCCATGAGAACGGCGTCGTTATCAAGGAACGCAAGCTGAACGGCGGCGCGGCTGAAACAACCAACAACCAAATGGAGTTGATGGCCGCCATCATGGCGCTGGAAACCCTTGGCAAGCCTTGCGCGATTACAGTGATCACCGACAGCGCTTATGTGAAAAACGGCGTCACTGGCTGGATTCATGGGTGGAAGCGAAACGGGTGGAAGACATCATCGAAAAAGCCGGTGAAAAATGTTGAGCTTTGGCAACGACTGGACGCGGCTCAAGCGCGCCATCACGTGACTTGGGAATGGGTCAAGGGTCATGCTGGCCACCCCGAAAACGAGCGCGCCGACGAGTTAGCCCGCGCCGGCATGGACCCATTCAAGGGCTAG
- the folK gene encoding 2-amino-4-hydroxy-6-hydroxymethyldihydropteridine diphosphokinase: MSQADNLHQTCPKVLVSLGSNATSTLRDSANLIRDAIEHLAEQDLRITRISHYYSTPCFPPGAGPDFVNVAIGIETDLLPDDILKFLHIVEAEFGRERPSRWAPRTLDLDLIAYEDMVLPDKAKLKHWMSLPLDDQMRLAPDQLILPHPRMHERAFVLIPLADIAPSWRHPIVDRTVQELVNDLPDAEKMGVKRYETP; this comes from the coding sequence GTGTCGCAAGCAGATAATTTGCATCAAACCTGTCCAAAAGTGCTGGTTTCACTCGGGAGTAACGCTACGTCAACTTTACGGGATTCGGCGAACTTAATACGCGACGCTATCGAACACTTGGCTGAACAAGATTTAAGAATCACTAGAATAAGCCACTATTATAGCACGCCTTGTTTTCCGCCCGGCGCAGGTCCCGACTTTGTGAACGTTGCGATTGGGATCGAAACCGATTTGCTGCCTGATGATATCCTAAAATTTTTGCACATAGTCGAAGCTGAATTTGGGCGCGAAAGACCATCGCGTTGGGCACCGCGCACATTGGATTTGGACCTGATCGCATATGAGGACATGGTTTTGCCGGACAAAGCCAAGCTGAAACACTGGATGAGTTTGCCGTTGGACGACCAAATGCGTTTGGCGCCTGATCAACTGATCTTGCCGCACCCGCGGATGCATGAACGTGCCTTTGTACTGATTCCCCTCGCCGACATTGCCCCAAGCTGGCGCCACCCAATCGTTGACCGAACAGTACAAGAATTGGTCAACGACTTGCCTGATGCGGAAAAAATGGGGGTAAAGCGCTATGAGACCCCTTAA